The Gossypium arboreum isolate Shixiya-1 chromosome 2, ASM2569848v2, whole genome shotgun sequence region AAGCAAACCCTTTAGCCATCCTAAACGCACCTCTCCCTCCCACTATTGCCATTTCACGAATGGTGTCGGGGCTAGGAACATAATCTGTGGGGGGATATCGTGAGAACAAACTGAAGGAGCTCCCATTGAACCTGCCAGTGGTAAATCCAAAATCAGCATAAAAAACTGCAGTGAACTTGGCAGGGTCGTGACTTAATGCTATGTACATCCCTTGGGCGTTTCCAATGACCGTGGATGTTAGATCTGGCCCTACAGTGAGGGGATCATTCATTGCATACAAGCTTCCAAATGGGGACGGGGAAAAGAAATTATCGGTGATGTTAGCGTGAGCTATCAAGACTGTAGTAGGATTATTTCCAACGGGAATATCGTGGTAGTAAAAGTGGAGTCGGGTCACCTTTTCCACCATAGCACGTGGCTTTACATTTTCGTAGTATTGGCCATAGACTGGGGCAATGGCGAGGCAAAATATCATTCCCCATGGAAATATCGCctgttttttcatttttcttcacAATGTTCACCTCAACAATATTTGGTTTTGACACCTcaaaataaaggaaaaaagtGAAGGGTTGGTTTTGTGCTTCTTGTTGCACACCGTAGGGCTTTAAATAGAATGTGTGAAAGCAGGGAGTTATTGTTCCGTACTttattttcataaatcatatggatcaaattctagaaaaatataatatgaaaagttaattaaaacatgtcacaacaaaataacataaacaagacagaaaaataaatattataaaaatatattaaacgaattattattttgaaaatttcttataaaacataaatttagatAGCactataaacatataaaaaaataacacaGAATTAAAAACATAAAGTTATTAACACCAAATTTTGTAGGTTGggtaaaagaaagagagaaaagaaaatagaaaataataaagagagaAAATATTGCGTGTAtttttgtatttatatattttacatattaataatttattttcatgtattttatcatctttatataaatttatgttatttttgtGTTGTATCTTAGTTTACATTGTTTTATTTCTAAAACATCTAATTatagaaaattatttaaataatgccATAGTGTTTCATAAAAACTATTATGTAGcttagttaattttatttttttggtaaaTTACAATAAGAAGATAAAGTCCAAACAACTAACGCAACTAATGCAACTCAAATTCAAGCCACATTTAAGATGGTAAACACCTTTGACTATCAAGCCATCACATGAGGTTCGTAGCTTAGTTCATTTTGAAATGGAATATATAGAATTACTTTTTCCAAACGTGACTTGTCAAAATTAATTTAGAAGTTATGATTCATcaattaaaaatctaaaaagaaaattgttaaaataaattactttcttttaaaattatatatttaaaaggtTTAACCCGTACATCATTTGTAAGTCGATTTAGGATTGATACATGGTTTActtataattttcttttcttttcttt contains the following coding sequences:
- the LOC108466552 gene encoding dirigent protein 15-like, whose translation is MKKQAIFPWGMIFCLAIAPVYGQYYENVKPRAMVEKVTRLHFYYHDIPVGNNPTTVLIAHANITDNFFSPSPFGSLYAMNDPLTVGPDLTSTVIGNAQGMYIALSHDPAKFTAVFYADFGFTTGRFNGSSFSLFSRYPPTDYVPSPDTIREMAIVGGRGAFRMAKGFALLRATSSNATTGNASLEFNVTLYHY